The Candidatus Paceibacterota bacterium DNA window ATCTCAGCAGAGCTGAGTTTTTTATTTTCACTAGCTAGATCGTAGTAACCTTCAGGATTTTTCGGATCTGTTTTGTAAAGCTCAGTCGCGGCAGCATCAATCGCAATTGCAATGTCTTTACCTGCTTTATACCCGGCTTTGGTGACGGCCTCGAGAATGACTTCGATAGCGGCTTCGTTCGAGCCAAGTGATGGCGCATACCCACCCTCATCTCCGACCGAAGTGTTTAGGCCACGAGCGGTCAAGATTTTTTTTAGAGCGTGAAAAATTTCTGCGCCCATCTGGAGAGCCTGAGCAAAACTTTTAGCACCCACTGGCATGATCATAAATTCTTGTAGATCTGTAGACTGCTCGGCATGTTTTCCACCATTCAAGATATTCATCATCGGCAAGGGGAGAGACATGGGTTTGCCAGTCTTGGCGATGGAAGCAAAATATTTGTAGAGAGGTTTGCCTTCAGCATCAGCCGCGGCATGAGAAAAAGCCATCGACACTCCGAGAATAGCATTGGCTCCGAGCTTGCCTTTGTTTTCGGTACCGTCGAGGGCGATCATTTTGGTGTCGAGAGAAGCTTGGTCAAAAGTTTTTCCTTTAAGGGTTTTGGCAATAGGGCCATTGACATTGGCTACGGCTTTTTGCACCCCTTTTCCTCCATAGCGTACGCCACCGTCGCGGAGCTCAATAGCTTCATGAGAGCCTGTCGAGGCGCCAGAAGGGACAGCAGCCCGCCCCATTGAGCCGTTTTTCAGATATACATCCACCTCTACAGTGGGATTGCCTCGGGAGTCCAGGATTTCACGGCCAATAATTTTGGAAATGGTGTGCGACATAATTTTGGTTTTGCTGATTATTTTTATTCTTTTAACAATTTAATAAATAGTTCGTCTATGATACCATATGATGTATGTACACAAAACACCTCT harbors:
- the eno gene encoding phosphopyruvate hydratase, which translates into the protein MSHTISKIIGREILDSRGNPTVEVDVYLKNGSMGRAAVPSGASTGSHEAIELRDGGVRYGGKGVQKAVANVNGPIAKTLKGKTFDQASLDTKMIALDGTENKGKLGANAILGVSMAFSHAAADAEGKPLYKYFASIAKTGKPMSLPLPMMNILNGGKHAEQSTDLQEFMIMPVGAKSFAQALQMGAEIFHALKKILTARGLNTSVGDEGGYAPSLGSNEAAIEVILEAVTKAGYKAGKDIAIAIDAAATELYKTDPKNPEGYYDLASENKKLSSAEMVSFYSEWLKKFPIVSIEDGFSEDDWAGWEMMTKNLGKKVQIVGDDLFVTNITRLKRGVDEKAGNSILIKLNQIGTVTETINAIKMAHKAGMTAVVSHRSGETEDTTIAHFVVGLGCGQIKTGSLCRSERVAKYNELLRIEEALGKKAVFAGKGAFKI